A single region of the Salicibibacter cibi genome encodes:
- a CDS encoding HEPN domain-containing protein → MEDENRSIAYLKMDENPSTELKSYEDYLRWSENCLNEANAYFEVSSRCKDMFLSEYKNAFLTNVSFACELYLKYLLLKQYINCRKEHNLYKLYKKLPEKIQEDLKKKHPCGNISIDEFELELDNIGQAYMIFRYIYERGNRAYNFQFLMELLFTLHSVIHYNKKCE, encoded by the coding sequence ATGGAAGATGAGAATCGTTCGATAGCATACCTCAAAATGGATGAAAACCCTTCTACAGAATTGAAATCATATGAAGATTATTTAAGATGGTCAGAAAATTGTCTTAATGAAGCGAATGCGTATTTTGAAGTATCATCCAGATGTAAGGATATGTTTCTTAGTGAATATAAGAACGCTTTTTTAACAAATGTTTCATTTGCATGTGAACTATATTTAAAATATTTGCTCTTAAAACAGTATATAAACTGCAGAAAAGAACATAATCTCTATAAATTATATAAAAAATTACCTGAGAAAATACAAGAAGATTTAAAGAAAAAGCACCCCTGTGGAAATATTTCAATAGATGAATTTGAACTAGAACTTGATAATATTGGTCAAGCATATATGATTTTCCGTTATATATATGAGCGAGGGAATAGGGCATATAATTTTCAGTTTTTGATGGAATTATTATTTACGCTTCACAGCGTAATTCATTATAATAAAAAATGTGAGTGA
- a CDS encoding type II toxin-antitoxin system RelE/ParE family toxin — MNLEWTEQALEGLNNIRSRHFTSIETKEYKKRLLKNIKEKVSLLGTSIPVGKEGWEGSYKIIIDKFVVYYSFSEDRELVI, encoded by the coding sequence ATGAATTTGGAATGGACTGAGCAAGCATTAGAAGGCTTAAATAATATTCGCAGTCGCCACTTCACCTCGATTGAGACAAAAGAGTACAAAAAACGTTTGCTCAAAAACATTAAAGAAAAAGTCTCTCTTTTAGGAACAAGCATACCAGTTGGAAAAGAGGGATGGGAAGGCAGTTATAAAATAATCATTGATAAATTTGTTGTTTACTATTCGTTTTCTGAAGACCGGGAACTTGTTATATAG
- a CDS encoding ATP-binding cassette domain-containing protein has protein sequence MNENGYIKLQEVNENNLKDVSLEIPKKKITIFTGVSGSGKSSIVFDTISKEAQRQLNQTFTIFMQNRLPTYSKPDALSIDNLSPAMVIDQKRLGGNARSTLGTITDIYSLLRLLFSRIGKPFVGESKVFSFNNPEGMCPKCQGIGRRIKPNIEKLFDTTKSLNEGAILFSTFSVGTWYWQKHLISGIFNPDKKLMDYTDTEWQTLLYGKDKQIVLPLKNEPVKYFEGVVDRFRRMYLKNEINQLSNNVKKFITLTHCTACNGSRLNQEILNCQINGYNIAQFTAMEVGELIKVIETIKDPIARPITSNIAGRLQNLMDMGLYYLTLNRETSTLSGGESQRVKMVRHLNSSLTDMIYIFDEPSIGLHPRDVHRLNEMLQKLRDKGNTVIVVEHDRDVIEIADYIVDVGPRAGTNGGEIVYEGGVPGLYDADTLTGRYMRTEQSINRETRQPNRYLAIAEASKHNLKNVTVQVPCGVLTAVTGVAGSGKSTLIFDEFVAQHPDAIVIDQKPVGTSIRSNPATYTGIMNTIRDSFSNVNKISKSFFSFNSKGACPECQGNGFIYMDLAFLEDMRTTCDTCHGKRFKDEVLQYKLDGKSISDILDMTVFEALQFFDKEDIYRKLQVLHDVGLDYLTLGQPLSNLSGGECQRIKLADELHKEGHVYILDEPTTGLHMSDITNLLDILTRLVENGSSVIVIEHSMDVIKQADWIIDLGPDGGRKGGQIIFEGTPMQLTHEGGSITAQYLRED, from the coding sequence GTGAACGAAAACGGTTATATCAAGCTTCAAGAAGTAAACGAAAATAATCTAAAAGACGTCTCCCTTGAAATTCCAAAGAAGAAAATCACCATATTTACAGGTGTATCTGGTTCAGGAAAATCATCCATTGTCTTTGATACGATCAGTAAGGAAGCCCAACGCCAGTTGAACCAGACTTTTACGATATTTATGCAAAATCGATTACCTACATACAGTAAACCTGATGCCTTATCTATTGATAATCTCTCCCCTGCAATGGTTATTGACCAAAAACGTTTAGGAGGAAATGCACGTTCAACACTTGGCACGATCACAGATATCTATTCATTATTACGATTGTTATTTTCTCGTATTGGAAAACCGTTTGTTGGCGAATCCAAAGTTTTCTCTTTCAATAATCCGGAAGGAATGTGTCCGAAGTGCCAGGGAATCGGACGAAGGATAAAGCCGAATATAGAAAAGTTATTCGATACCACAAAGTCGCTTAATGAAGGAGCGATTTTGTTTTCCACTTTCTCCGTGGGGACTTGGTATTGGCAGAAGCATTTAATTTCAGGTATATTCAATCCAGACAAAAAGTTAATGGATTACACGGATACAGAGTGGCAAACATTATTATATGGAAAAGACAAGCAAATCGTATTGCCCTTAAAAAATGAACCCGTCAAGTATTTTGAAGGTGTTGTAGACAGGTTTAGACGCATGTACTTAAAAAATGAGATCAATCAATTATCAAATAATGTTAAGAAGTTTATTACCTTAACACATTGCACGGCATGCAATGGAAGTCGGTTAAATCAAGAAATATTAAATTGTCAAATTAATGGTTATAACATTGCTCAGTTCACTGCTATGGAAGTAGGAGAACTGATAAAGGTAATTGAAACAATAAAAGATCCAATAGCAAGACCGATTACTTCCAACATTGCAGGTCGATTACAGAATCTCATGGACATGGGACTTTATTATCTTACATTAAATCGAGAAACATCAACTTTATCGGGCGGCGAATCACAACGTGTTAAAATGGTACGACATCTCAATAGCAGTTTGACAGACATGATTTACATTTTCGACGAACCGAGTATCGGACTTCACCCTCGTGATGTGCACAGACTCAATGAGATGCTGCAAAAACTTCGAGACAAAGGGAACACAGTAATTGTGGTGGAACATGACCGGGATGTTATTGAAATCGCAGATTATATTGTAGATGTTGGGCCACGGGCTGGTACAAACGGCGGCGAAATTGTCTATGAAGGAGGCGTTCCTGGGTTATACGATGCTGATACATTAACCGGAAGGTATATGAGGACTGAACAATCGATCAATAGGGAAACCCGCCAACCTAACAGATATCTTGCCATTGCCGAAGCCTCAAAACACAACCTAAAGAACGTGACTGTTCAAGTTCCCTGCGGTGTGCTTACGGCAGTTACTGGTGTAGCTGGTTCAGGGAAAAGTACATTGATTTTTGATGAGTTTGTGGCACAGCATCCAGATGCCATTGTTATCGACCAAAAGCCCGTAGGTACCTCAATTCGGTCAAATCCGGCGACATATACGGGCATTATGAATACCATTCGAGATTCCTTTTCAAATGTTAACAAGATAAGTAAATCATTTTTTAGTTTTAATTCAAAAGGGGCTTGTCCGGAATGCCAGGGGAATGGATTTATTTATATGGATCTTGCATTTCTTGAGGATATGAGAACCACTTGTGACACCTGTCATGGTAAACGGTTCAAAGATGAGGTCCTTCAATATAAGTTAGATGGTAAATCCATTTCAGATATTTTAGATATGACAGTATTTGAGGCCCTTCAATTTTTCGATAAAGAAGATATTTACCGTAAATTACAGGTATTACATGATGTAGGCTTAGATTATCTAACATTGGGGCAGCCATTAAGCAACCTTTCAGGAGGAGAATGCCAGCGGATTAAACTTGCCGATGAGTTACACAAAGAGGGACATGTCTATATTCTGGATGAACCTACGACAGGTCTTCATATGTCGGACATCACCAATTTGTTGGACATTTTAACTCGTCTGGTTGAAAATGGAAGTTCTGTGATAGTGATTGAACACAGCATGGATGTTATAAAACAAGCGGATTGGATTATTGATCTCGGTCCTGATGGAGGACGCAAGGGTGGGCAAATTATCTTTGAAGGCACGCCTATGCAATTAACTCATGAAGGGGGATCAATTACAGCACAGTATCTTAGAGAAGACTGA
- a CDS encoding DJ-1/PfpI family protein: MKKKNVGILIYDFVDILDFAGPAEVLSLTAKTKAEQYISLYKKQLPSKMPFEVFTISETGRQIRTHSGIRVVPQFSIDSSPKLDIIIIPGGPLRAVLSMVKNQKVQEWIIKSKDIEYICSVCTGSFILGETGLLNGRKATTHHLALNKFQEKYPEIGVETNSKVIKDGGMITSGGVSSGINMALYLVEEIMGRSASERIAKTIEFSN; the protein is encoded by the coding sequence GTGAAAAAGAAGAATGTAGGAATATTAATATACGATTTTGTAGACATTTTAGATTTTGCTGGTCCAGCTGAGGTTTTATCACTTACTGCAAAAACAAAAGCAGAGCAGTATATTTCCCTCTATAAAAAACAGCTGCCATCTAAAATGCCTTTTGAAGTATTTACTATTAGTGAAACAGGTCGGCAGATAAGAACCCACTCAGGAATTAGAGTTGTACCACAGTTTAGTATTGATAGCAGTCCTAAATTGGATATCATCATTATTCCAGGTGGACCATTAAGGGCTGTTCTTTCTATGGTTAAAAACCAAAAAGTTCAAGAATGGATCATTAAAAGTAAAGATATTGAATACATATGCTCAGTTTGCACTGGATCATTTATTTTAGGTGAAACTGGATTGCTTAATGGTAGAAAGGCAACAACTCACCATTTAGCGTTAAATAAATTTCAAGAAAAATACCCTGAAATCGGCGTAGAAACTAATTCTAAAGTGATTAAAGATGGAGGAATGATTACATCCGGAGGTGTTTCATCAGGAATTAATATGGCATTATATCTTGTCGAGGAGATTATGGGTAGGTCTGCCTCGGAACGGATAGCAAAAACCATTGAATTTAGCAATTAG
- a CDS encoding VOC family protein: MNRINLITLGVKDIGKSLKFYRDIGFEASVTGDEEKPVIVFFKNEGSKLELFPLEELAKDINEKNPPELSKEGFSGVTLAYNAKSETEVDDILQSVKKAGAEVVKEPQTLSWGGYGGYFIDPDGYYWEVAYGSNWEFDDSNMLIIKD; encoded by the coding sequence ATGAATAGAATTAATCTCATTACATTAGGCGTTAAAGATATTGGTAAGTCTCTTAAATTCTACCGAGACATCGGTTTTGAAGCATCAGTCACAGGAGACGAAGAAAAACCTGTCATTGTGTTCTTTAAAAATGAAGGATCAAAGTTAGAGTTATTTCCGCTTGAAGAATTGGCAAAGGATATCAACGAAAAAAATCCTCCTGAATTGTCAAAAGAGGGTTTCTCGGGTGTCACTCTTGCTTATAATGCGAAATCTGAAACTGAAGTTGATGATATTCTTCAATCCGTCAAAAAAGCCGGTGCCGAGGTTGTTAAGGAGCCACAAACATTATCATGGGGTGGATACGGAGGTTACTTTATTGATCCTGATGGTTATTATTGGGAAGTTGCGTACGGTTCAAACTGGGAATTCGATGACTCAAACATGTTGATCATTAAGGATTAG
- a CDS encoding reverse transcriptase domain-containing protein: MKGRVWYSLYDKVFAKVNLRDAFVQVKKNRGAPGVDKVTIEAYEAALEDNLEVLQQKLKEKNYHPKPVRRKMIEKENGKERPLGIPTVEDRVVQAAIRNILEPIFEEDFLPCSHGFRPNISAHMALDQVSKHLREGYEYVIDADLQSYFDTIPHDRLEAQIRRRVTDGSVIQLIKQFLKAGVMDGASYEDTPTGAPQGGLCEALHNPPYAK, translated from the coding sequence ATGAAAGGACGCGTCTGGTACAGTTTGTACGACAAAGTGTTTGCGAAAGTTAATCTAAGAGACGCCTTCGTTCAAGTGAAGAAGAACAGAGGGGCTCCCGGCGTAGACAAGGTTACGATTGAAGCCTATGAGGCGGCATTGGAGGACAATCTAGAAGTGCTCCAACAAAAGCTGAAAGAAAAGAACTACCATCCAAAACCTGTCCGCCGGAAGATGATTGAGAAAGAGAATGGAAAAGAGCGACCGCTTGGTATTCCAACAGTGGAAGATCGGGTCGTTCAAGCAGCGATCCGAAACATTCTTGAACCGATTTTTGAAGAAGATTTCCTTCCGTGCAGTCACGGGTTCCGCCCGAATATCAGCGCGCACATGGCATTGGACCAAGTAAGTAAACATCTTCGTGAGGGATATGAATATGTGATTGATGCGGACTTGCAAAGCTACTTTGACACGATCCCGCATGACCGTTTGGAGGCTCAAATCCGCCGACGAGTCACGGATGGCTCTGTTATTCAACTCATCAAGCAATTCCTGAAAGCAGGTGTCATGGATGGGGCTTCGTATGAAGACACACCGACGGGGGCGCCACAAGGCGGGTTATGCGAAGCTTTGCATAACCCGCCTTATGCGAAGTAA
- a CDS encoding group II intron maturase-specific domain-containing protein yields MKERGHRIVRFADDFVIMCRSQKGAERVMRSVTRYLEEDLGLALHPTKTKVVDVNQEPFTFLGFEFYKHIRRIDPKKEAKFKKRVKEITRRNQTVDIETLINDRLNPYIRGWANYFGHGYVKGKFREWDAWVRRRLRMVQLRSWRHVKNLHRVLRHKGWKEDDLRGIRMFAWRSSKSPMVHVALDNDYFHQLNLVSLTSVYQKLISKRDKWEEPHA; encoded by the coding sequence ATGAAGGAACGTGGTCACCGCATCGTTCGGTTTGCGGATGATTTCGTCATTATGTGCCGGAGCCAGAAAGGAGCCGAACGAGTGATGAGAAGTGTCACCCGTTACCTTGAAGAAGACTTAGGCCTAGCGTTGCATCCGACGAAAACAAAGGTCGTTGATGTCAACCAAGAACCGTTTACGTTCCTTGGCTTTGAGTTCTATAAGCATATCCGAAGAATCGATCCGAAGAAGGAAGCGAAATTTAAGAAAAGAGTCAAGGAAATCACAAGACGGAACCAAACCGTTGACATTGAGACCCTCATTAACGATCGCTTGAACCCCTATATTCGAGGATGGGCAAATTACTTTGGACATGGCTATGTGAAAGGGAAATTTAGAGAATGGGATGCGTGGGTTCGCCGCCGATTGCGCATGGTGCAGCTACGAAGTTGGCGTCATGTCAAAAACCTCCATCGTGTATTAAGACACAAAGGATGGAAGGAAGATGACCTGCGAGGTATTCGCATGTTCGCCTGGCGAAGTTCCAAGAGCCCGATGGTTCATGTCGCCCTAGATAATGATTACTTTCATCAATTAAATCTTGTTAGCTTAACATCTGTTTATCAGAAACTTATCTCTAAACGGGATAAATGGGAGGAGCCACATGCGTAG
- a CDS encoding GrpB family protein, which produces MRKVEVTPYNKNWPTMFEEEANKLYNIIGPEIIKIHHIGSTSVKGLKAKPIIDIMPVVKRISSIDKYNPAMIDIGYEPKGENGVQERRFFQKGGDERTHHVHIYEAGSFDIERHLAFRDYLRTYPDVIKTYADLKDELSKRFPYDVASYTKEKGQLVSEIESKAVVWYQNLK; this is translated from the coding sequence ATGAGAAAGGTTGAAGTAACTCCTTATAACAAAAATTGGCCTACGATGTTTGAAGAAGAGGCCAATAAATTATATAACATTATTGGTCCTGAAATCATTAAAATTCATCACATCGGCAGCACCTCAGTAAAAGGACTAAAAGCAAAACCGATTATTGATATAATGCCTGTGGTAAAAAGGATTAGTAGTATTGATAAATACAACCCTGCAATGATTGATATTGGCTACGAACCAAAAGGAGAAAATGGAGTACAAGAACGGCGATTTTTTCAAAAGGGTGGGGATGAACGAACGCATCACGTTCATATTTATGAGGCCGGTAGTTTTGATATTGAGCGTCATTTAGCATTCCGTGATTACCTGCGAACGTATCCTGATGTTATAAAAACCTATGCTGATCTGAAAGACGAATTGTCTAAGCGTTTTCCTTACGATGTTGCATCATATACAAAGGAAAAGGGACAGTTAGTATCGGAGATTGAAAGCAAAGCAGTGGTTTGGTATCAAAACTTAAAATGA
- a CDS encoding thioredoxin family protein, with the protein MWHLLQEISASEWKKIEPLHYTGLLITSPFCATCTLAEKMVEEAMNLERQTDIFKLNLQLAPDFAREHKIQSVPMLLLFYGKEPVGRLSPIKNPANIMHFLATHKSN; encoded by the coding sequence GTGTGGCATTTGTTACAGGAAATAAGCGCGTCCGAATGGAAAAAAATTGAACCCCTTCATTATACGGGTTTGCTAATAACCTCGCCTTTTTGCGCAACATGCACGCTTGCGGAGAAAATGGTTGAAGAGGCGATGAACTTGGAAAGGCAAACGGACATTTTTAAATTAAACTTGCAACTTGCTCCGGATTTTGCGCGGGAACATAAAATCCAATCCGTACCGATGCTGTTGCTTTTTTATGGAAAAGAGCCTGTCGGACGTTTATCGCCGATCAAAAATCCCGCGAATATCATGCATTTTCTTGCTACCCATAAAAGCAATTAG
- a CDS encoding TlpA family protein disulfide reductase, with protein sequence MKQAPAFSVYDPFNEKEVTNETYKGKPLVLTFWTSWCPDSHRDLQKKEVLYAKTGEETFAMLNVNVTGRERANQAGQTYASAHGMKIPMAEDRGTDTYERYQCHGVPTTVFITPDGWIAEQFGDQAPFEEIMKQLASFLNETSNIIGG encoded by the coding sequence ATGAAACAAGCACCGGCTTTTTCCGTCTACGATCCATTTAACGAGAAAGAAGTCACAAATGAAACATACAAAGGAAAACCCCTTGTGTTAACCTTTTGGACATCTTGGTGCCCGGATTCGCACCGTGACTTGCAAAAGAAAGAAGTTTTATACGCAAAAACCGGCGAGGAAACCTTCGCTATGCTGAACGTCAACGTGACAGGACGCGAGCGCGCAAATCAAGCCGGCCAGACGTATGCAAGCGCGCACGGGATGAAGATTCCGATGGCCGAAGACCGAGGCACGGATACGTACGAAAGGTATCAGTGCCATGGGGTGCCGACGACTGTCTTTATTACACCGGACGGCTGGATTGCCGAACAGTTTGGCGATCAAGCCCCTTTTGAAGAAATCATGAAACAATTGGCTTCTTTTCTCAACGAGACTTCCAATATAATAGGAGGCTAA
- a CDS encoding conserved virulence factor C family protein → MKITGIEPTPSPNTMKLTLDEHLPGGKSGNYTKDDKEDAPLQIQQLFEVEGIKGVYHVADFIALEREPKASWELVLAEARKVFGEEGAETAEASVAGGDHFGEIQIQVQTFKSIPMQIKVLTAEEEKRVGLPSRFTEAAFAAAGEQENIVFERKWEERSARYGNDLEAIGNEVAEEIAAAYSQERLDQLVQWGNLDQEDPAERPQPLKVTKEMLQDPDWKNRFAALDQMDPGEEDLPVLDMALDDQKQSVRRLATTLIGMIETNATLPYLYKALKDKSVTVRRTAGDALSDLGDPEAMDAVIESLRDKSKLVRWRAAMFLYEVGDERAIAPLKEAIGDPEFEVDMQMQMALERIEGGEEAKGSVWKQMTESVRADRKEKDGLR, encoded by the coding sequence ATGAAAATTACCGGAATTGAACCGACCCCGAGTCCCAACACGATGAAACTAACGTTAGACGAACATTTGCCTGGAGGCAAAAGCGGCAATTACACGAAAGACGATAAAGAGGATGCGCCTCTGCAAATTCAACAATTGTTTGAGGTTGAGGGCATTAAAGGTGTCTATCATGTCGCTGATTTTATTGCTTTGGAACGGGAACCGAAAGCGAGTTGGGAACTTGTGCTTGCGGAAGCGAGGAAAGTATTCGGAGAAGAAGGCGCCGAGACTGCTGAAGCATCTGTTGCCGGCGGCGACCATTTCGGTGAAATCCAAATTCAAGTGCAAACATTCAAAAGCATTCCCATGCAAATAAAAGTGTTGACGGCAGAAGAAGAAAAGCGAGTGGGATTGCCCTCCCGATTCACGGAAGCTGCATTCGCGGCTGCCGGTGAACAGGAAAACATCGTTTTTGAACGGAAATGGGAAGAGCGAAGCGCCCGCTATGGAAATGACTTGGAGGCAATTGGAAATGAAGTGGCCGAAGAGATCGCGGCGGCTTATAGCCAGGAAAGGCTCGATCAGCTCGTGCAATGGGGAAATCTTGATCAAGAAGATCCTGCGGAGCGCCCACAACCGTTGAAAGTAACGAAAGAAATGCTGCAAGACCCTGATTGGAAAAATCGCTTTGCAGCCTTGGATCAAATGGATCCCGGCGAAGAAGATCTTCCCGTACTGGATATGGCACTGGATGATCAAAAACAATCGGTGCGGAGGCTCGCCACGACGTTGATTGGCATGATTGAAACGAATGCAACGCTCCCTTATCTTTATAAGGCACTCAAAGACAAATCGGTAACCGTGCGGCGTACAGCCGGAGATGCCCTTTCCGATCTGGGGGACCCTGAAGCGATGGACGCGGTTATTGAAAGTCTGCGAGACAAAAGCAAACTCGTGCGTTGGAGAGCAGCCATGTTTCTTTATGAAGTCGGGGATGAACGGGCGATTGCTCCTTTAAAGGAAGCGATCGGCGACCCAGAATTTGAAGTTGACATGCAAATGCAGATGGCACTCGAGCGCATTGAAGGCGGGGAAGAAGCAAAAGGCTCCGTATGGAAACAAATGACTGAATCCGTACGGGCCGATCGAAAAGAAAAGGATGGACTGCGATGA
- a CDS encoding PH domain-containing protein — MREAPAKRLSKKALPVWRITGFLESLFYLIFPVGYGIVLVLFDWPLWILYVLILMWIAVALLQSLLVPAIRWRRWRYEVYEEEIDLQYGVFIIRRTLIPMIRVQHVDTEHGPIYRHYKLAAVSISTAATVHQIPALTEETASDLRDQIAVFAQTADEDE; from the coding sequence ATGAGGGAAGCACCTGCAAAGCGTCTTTCCAAAAAAGCACTTCCCGTTTGGCGGATCACCGGGTTTTTGGAAAGCTTGTTTTATTTAATTTTTCCGGTTGGATACGGAATTGTTTTGGTTTTGTTTGATTGGCCGCTATGGATTTTATACGTGTTGATCCTTATGTGGATAGCGGTTGCCTTATTGCAAAGCCTGCTCGTACCGGCCATTCGTTGGCGACGATGGCGTTATGAGGTATATGAAGAAGAAATTGATTTGCAATACGGGGTGTTCATTATTCGCCGGACGTTGATTCCTATGATTCGGGTTCAACATGTAGATACGGAACATGGACCCATATATCGCCATTATAAACTCGCAGCTGTATCTATATCGACGGCCGCCACCGTCCATCAAATACCGGCGCTCACGGAAGAAACAGCTTCCGATCTCCGCGATCAGATTGCCGTATTCGCGCAAACGGCTGATGAAGATGAATGA
- a CDS encoding PH domain-containing protein, with translation MNEGKRLHGATVVIMLLTRLKDFIIPIIFVFFVGATGGGIGLFATVALPLLFIFSAVYSLLYWLTYWYRVEDQELHVKQGIFVKKHRYIQRKRVQSFDMSAGILQRMFGLVKVQIETAGGGSEPDVHLIALDRAEAERLRQTLLANPEVTAEDGEVEPAEMTEWEEPETIEPEIEASWSLGFKHLLFAGMTSGGVGLVLSAVLALFSQVDVLLPDAFYETTVGFFLSSTIAFLLFAVFLIAFFAWLISIVITIVKYGQFTVIKRGNDLVISRGLLERKQLTLNVHRITAVRFVTGILRQPFGFTTIYVESKGGGRADEQQSTILVPLVNRRMANDVLGKFLPEFVVEDEVGIKPLPRRALIRYMIRAVVPILVVAVPLSFVLPFGAYALLFVLLGIFLGWARHRNGGFNVSGNYLILQWRLFNLNRAVIPRKRIQAADVTQSPLQRWRRLSTYSVSILSSMSGKSFEIRDITAGRGEDLLAWYSKEGVTPEFSREGEKEKSLI, from the coding sequence ATGAATGAGGGGAAGCGCCTACATGGCGCCACTGTTGTCATTATGTTACTCACCCGCCTCAAGGATTTCATCATCCCGATCATCTTCGTCTTTTTCGTAGGCGCAACCGGTGGGGGAATTGGCCTGTTTGCGACGGTTGCCCTTCCGCTTTTGTTCATTTTTTCCGCTGTTTACAGTTTATTATATTGGTTGACGTATTGGTATCGCGTTGAGGATCAGGAACTTCACGTTAAACAAGGGATCTTCGTCAAAAAGCATCGGTATATCCAAAGGAAACGTGTCCAAAGCTTTGATATGTCCGCGGGTATTTTGCAGCGAATGTTTGGATTGGTGAAAGTTCAAATTGAAACCGCGGGTGGAGGAAGTGAGCCGGATGTGCATCTGATTGCTCTCGATCGCGCGGAAGCTGAGCGCTTAAGGCAAACGCTCTTGGCAAACCCGGAAGTAACCGCTGAAGATGGAGAAGTTGAGCCTGCGGAAATGACGGAATGGGAAGAACCTGAAACAATTGAACCGGAGATCGAAGCATCATGGAGCTTAGGGTTTAAGCATTTGCTGTTTGCCGGGATGACTTCCGGCGGGGTAGGACTTGTCCTCTCAGCTGTTTTGGCGCTGTTTTCCCAAGTGGATGTATTGTTGCCTGATGCTTTTTATGAAACAACCGTCGGCTTTTTCCTGTCGTCAACGATCGCGTTTTTATTGTTCGCCGTATTTTTGATTGCCTTTTTTGCATGGTTGATTTCCATAGTCATCACCATCGTGAAATACGGACAATTTACTGTCATTAAGCGCGGCAATGATCTTGTGATTTCCCGAGGGTTACTGGAAAGAAAACAATTGACGTTAAACGTTCACCGTATTACTGCCGTACGCTTTGTAACGGGAATTTTACGACAACCGTTCGGATTTACAACGATCTATGTGGAAAGCAAAGGGGGCGGACGCGCGGACGAACAACAATCAACCATTCTCGTTCCGCTCGTAAACCGAAGAATGGCCAACGATGTGTTAGGGAAATTTTTGCCGGAATTTGTCGTCGAAGATGAAGTTGGGATCAAACCGTTACCAAGAAGGGCCTTGATTCGCTATATGATTCGTGCGGTCGTTCCGATTTTGGTCGTAGCCGTCCCGCTAAGCTTTGTGTTGCCGTTTGGCGCCTATGCATTACTGTTCGTCCTTCTCGGGATTTTTCTTGGTTGGGCAAGGCATCGAAATGGCGGTTTCAATGTCAGCGGAAATTATCTTATTTTGCAATGGCGGTTATTTAATTTAAATCGAGCGGTAATCCCCCGAAAACGCATTCAGGCGGCGGATGTTACGCAGTCGCCGCTGCAAAGGTGGCGCAGGTTGTCCACGTATTCCGTGTCCATTTTATCGAGTATGTCCGGAAAAAGCTTTGAAATCCGTGATATTACGGCCGGTAGGGGAGAAGATCTTCTTGCTTGGTATTCCAAAGAAGGGGTTACCCCTGAATTTTCACGAGAAGGAGAAAAAGAAAAATCTCTGATATAA